From a region of the Luteolibacter arcticus genome:
- a CDS encoding tetratricopeptide repeat protein translates to MRFLMALAISTIGLSAAAEKEAEAEAAPAVDAAPAAETEEVPAVKKVISERLKDLPEPAPTPIPKMLMMAVTTTEPMAQKHVLDGFANLHGGWDFEAYRHFCAALKLDPDCLMAHWGVVVALINPEPDLVDERTASLERMVALVKAEAGTELERSYAYAIAVFFEKGSVAASDAFRKVSAKFPNDPQLKLLTAAFGRSGYDDGKPNPDQEKAEEMIDEMLTRDPDHPLYLYAYLTIRAEAPDLRGDLARARRLCQLAPGYAPFLHLLGHFELRNGNAAQAAEAFARSAELYRGWMQTTKVNHADCPGWVKAECYRAAALASKGDYANALATAKGVAAIEVVPERANSEGGQLLMWEGRTLAARLLMRRGLPGDAAQALGTLPDPEKQKAYGTRSHAVWFYQGLACGLEARKALEAGNAEEARKITDALTLHGQSMLKTRAPASAAGERSSWARGYTALEIIASEMRGAMAMAGPKDGIASAFNWYRAALDRQTPPTMLMPPITLLPMEARLGEYFMARGETKPAIDILVEAQGKYTHDVEILSRLQKAMEKAGEKEQAKLVREQIEKVKAE, encoded by the coding sequence ATGCGTTTTCTGATGGCTCTCGCGATTTCGACGATCGGGCTCTCCGCTGCGGCGGAGAAAGAAGCAGAGGCCGAGGCGGCGCCTGCCGTGGATGCCGCGCCTGCCGCGGAAACGGAGGAAGTGCCGGCCGTGAAGAAGGTGATCTCCGAACGGCTGAAGGACCTGCCCGAGCCGGCACCGACGCCGATCCCGAAGATGCTGATGATGGCGGTGACCACCACCGAGCCGATGGCGCAGAAGCACGTGCTGGATGGCTTCGCGAATCTCCACGGCGGCTGGGACTTCGAGGCCTACCGGCATTTCTGCGCGGCCCTGAAGCTCGATCCGGATTGCCTGATGGCCCACTGGGGCGTGGTGGTGGCGCTGATCAATCCGGAGCCGGACTTGGTCGACGAGCGCACGGCCTCGCTGGAGCGGATGGTGGCGCTGGTGAAAGCGGAGGCCGGCACCGAGCTGGAGCGCTCGTATGCCTACGCCATCGCCGTCTTCTTCGAAAAGGGCTCGGTGGCGGCATCGGATGCCTTCCGCAAGGTCTCGGCGAAATTCCCCAACGACCCGCAGCTCAAGCTGCTGACCGCGGCCTTCGGTCGCTCCGGCTATGACGATGGCAAGCCGAATCCCGACCAGGAGAAGGCCGAGGAGATGATCGATGAGATGCTGACCCGCGATCCGGATCATCCGCTCTATCTCTATGCCTATCTGACGATCCGGGCCGAGGCACCGGACTTGCGCGGTGATCTGGCGCGGGCGCGGCGGCTATGCCAGCTGGCACCGGGCTATGCGCCATTCCTCCACTTGCTCGGCCATTTCGAGCTGCGCAATGGCAATGCCGCCCAAGCCGCCGAGGCGTTTGCCCGTTCCGCCGAGCTTTACCGCGGGTGGATGCAGACCACCAAGGTGAACCACGCGGATTGCCCCGGGTGGGTGAAGGCGGAGTGCTATCGCGCCGCCGCGCTCGCCTCGAAAGGCGACTACGCCAACGCACTCGCCACGGCCAAGGGAGTGGCGGCGATCGAGGTGGTGCCGGAGCGTGCGAACAGCGAAGGTGGCCAGCTCCTGATGTGGGAAGGGCGCACGTTAGCCGCCCGCCTGTTGATGCGGCGGGGTCTGCCGGGCGATGCGGCGCAGGCGCTGGGAACCCTGCCCGATCCCGAGAAGCAGAAGGCTTATGGGACGCGCAGCCACGCGGTTTGGTTCTATCAAGGGCTGGCCTGCGGACTCGAAGCCCGCAAGGCGCTTGAAGCCGGCAATGCCGAGGAAGCCCGCAAGATCACCGATGCACTCACGTTGCATGGCCAGAGTATGCTCAAGACCCGAGCGCCTGCAAGCGCCGCCGGTGAGCGATCGTCATGGGCCCGCGGCTACACCGCGCTGGAAATCATCGCCAGCGAGATGCGCGGCGCGATGGCGATGGCCGGACCGAAGGATGGCATCGCTTCCGCCTTCAACTGGTATCGTGCGGCGCTCGATCGCCAAACGCCGCCGACGATGCTGATGCCGCCGATCACCCTGCTGCCGATGGAAGCACGGTTGGGCGAGTATTTCATGGCCCGGGGCGAGACCAAGCCCGCGATCGACATCCTGGTGGAGGCGCAGGGGAAGTACACTCACGACGTCGAGA